The following proteins come from a genomic window of Streptomyces sp. GS7:
- the mutM gene encoding bifunctional DNA-formamidopyrimidine glycosylase/DNA-(apurinic or apyrimidinic site) lyase: MPELPEVEVVRRGLARWVSGRTVDAVEVRHPRAIRRHTAGAADFADRLKGLRIGTARRRGKYLWLPVTGGGPAAQSAAEGIAPIITPSVTHGLAILAHLGMSGQLLVQPQDAPDEKHLRIRIRFADDLGTELRFVDQRTFGGLSLHDTVPGDADLLPDVIAHIARDPLDPAFDDAAFHDALRRRRTTVKRALLDQSLISGVGNIYADEALWRSRLHYERPTATFTRPRTAALLGHVRDVMNAALAVGGTSFDSLYVNVNGESGYFERSLDAYGREDEPCRRCGTPIRRRPWMNRSSYFCPRCQRPPRPR, translated from the coding sequence GTGCCCGAGCTGCCCGAGGTCGAGGTCGTACGCCGCGGCCTTGCGCGCTGGGTCAGCGGCCGGACCGTCGACGCCGTCGAGGTCCGCCACCCGCGCGCGATCCGCCGGCACACCGCGGGCGCGGCCGACTTCGCGGACCGGCTCAAGGGGCTGCGCATCGGCACCGCCCGCCGGCGCGGCAAGTACCTCTGGCTCCCGGTGACCGGCGGCGGCCCGGCCGCGCAGAGCGCCGCCGAGGGCATCGCGCCGATCATCACCCCGTCCGTCACCCACGGCCTGGCGATCCTGGCGCACCTCGGCATGAGCGGCCAGCTGCTGGTCCAGCCGCAGGACGCCCCCGACGAGAAGCACCTGCGGATCCGGATCCGCTTCGCCGACGACCTCGGCACCGAGCTGCGCTTCGTCGACCAGCGGACCTTCGGCGGCCTCTCGCTGCACGACACCGTCCCCGGCGACGCCGACCTGCTCCCCGACGTCATCGCGCACATCGCCCGCGACCCGCTCGACCCGGCCTTCGACGACGCCGCCTTCCACGACGCGCTGCGCCGCCGCCGCACCACCGTCAAGCGGGCCCTGCTGGACCAGTCGCTGATCAGCGGCGTCGGCAACATCTACGCCGACGAGGCGCTGTGGCGCTCCCGGCTCCACTACGAGCGGCCGACCGCCACCTTCACCCGCCCGCGCACCGCCGCGCTGCTGGGGCACGTACGGGACGTGATGAACGCGGCGCTGGCCGTCGGCGGCACCAGCTTCGACAGCCTCTACGTCAACGTCAACGGCGAGTCCGGCTACTTCGAGCGCTCCCTGGACGCGTACGGTCGCGAGGACGAACCGTGCCGCCGCTGCGGTACGCCGATCCGCCGCCGCCCCTGGATGAACCGCTCCAGCTACTTCTGCCCGCGCTGCCAGCGCCCGCCCCGGCCGCGCTGA
- the rnc gene encoding ribonuclease III, with the protein MTGTVSSPKKAEDAHSSPRARGEETAPADTASSLTLLEGRLGYTLESALLVRALTHRSYAYENGGLPTNERLEFLGDSVLGLVVTDTLYRIHPDLPEGQLAKLRAAVVNSRALAEVGRGLDLGAFIRLGRGEEGTGGRDKASILADTLEAVIGAVYLDQGLDAAGELVHRLFDPLIEKSSSLGAGLDWKTSLQELTATEGLGVPEYLVTETGPDHEKTFTAAARVGGVSYGTGTGRSKKEAEQQAAESAWRAIRAAADEAAKAKESPASGDSAPASGDGSSPAH; encoded by the coding sequence GTGACAGGCACTGTGTCTAGCCCCAAGAAGGCGGAAGACGCTCATTCGTCGCCCCGCGCACGCGGGGAGGAAACGGCTCCCGCGGACACGGCCTCGTCTCTCACGCTTCTGGAAGGGCGGCTCGGGTACACACTTGAGTCCGCCCTTCTGGTGCGTGCGCTGACGCACCGCTCGTACGCCTACGAGAACGGCGGTCTGCCCACCAACGAGCGGCTCGAATTCCTCGGGGATTCGGTGCTCGGCCTGGTGGTCACGGACACGCTGTACCGCATCCACCCCGACCTGCCGGAAGGCCAGCTGGCCAAACTGCGGGCCGCGGTGGTCAACTCGCGGGCGCTCGCCGAGGTGGGCCGCGGCCTCGACCTCGGCGCCTTCATCCGCCTCGGCCGGGGCGAAGAGGGCACGGGCGGCCGGGACAAGGCGTCCATCCTCGCCGACACCCTGGAAGCGGTGATCGGTGCGGTCTATCTCGACCAGGGCCTCGACGCGGCCGGCGAGCTGGTGCACCGGCTCTTCGACCCGCTGATCGAGAAGTCCTCCAGCCTGGGCGCCGGCCTCGACTGGAAGACCAGCCTCCAGGAGCTGACCGCGACCGAGGGCCTCGGCGTTCCGGAGTACCTGGTCACCGAGACCGGCCCGGACCACGAGAAGACCTTCACTGCTGCCGCCCGCGTCGGTGGTGTCTCGTACGGCACCGGCACCGGCCGCAGCAAGAAGGAAGCCGAGCAGCAGGCGGCCGAGTCCGCGTGGCGTGCGATCCGCGCCGCGGCGGACGAGGCGGCCAAGGCCAAGGAGTCCCCGGCTTCCGGCGACTCGGCTCCGGCTTCCGGCGACGGCTCGTCGCCGGCGCACTGA
- the rpmF gene encoding 50S ribosomal protein L32, translating into MAVPKRKMSRSNTRHRRSQWKAAVPTLVACERCNEPKQQHIACPSCGTYNKRQVIAV; encoded by the coding sequence GTGGCTGTTCCGAAGCGGAAGATGTCGCGCAGCAACACGCGCCACCGCCGGTCGCAGTGGAAGGCTGCGGTCCCCACCCTGGTGGCGTGCGAGCGCTGCAACGAGCCGAAGCAGCAGCACATCGCGTGCCCCAGCTGCGGCACCTACAACAAGCGCCAGGTCATCGCGGTCTGA